The genomic region TCACGCGGGGTGGCCAAGCAGCTGTCCGGCGGCGTTGGCCATTTGCTGAAGAAGAATAAAGTCACCGTCATTATGGGCGCCGCGACGATCCCGGCCAAGGGTAAGGTCAGCGTTAAAACCGACAAGGGTGGTGAGGAACTAACGGCCAAGAATATCATTATCGCCACTGGCGCGCGGGCTCGTGAATTGCCGGGCCTGGAGGCGGATGGCGATCTGGTCTGGACCTATAAGCACGCGTTGAACCCACCGCATATGCCGAAGAAACTGCTGGTGATCGGCTCGGGCGCGATTGGCATCGAATTCGCCAGTTTCTATAATACGCTGGGCGCTGACACCACTGTGGTTGAGGTGATGGACCGGGTGCTGCCGGTTGAGGACGTCGAGATTTCAGCCTTTGCCAAGAAGGCCTTTGTAAAGCAGGGCATGAAGATCATGGAGAAAGCCATGGTCAAGCAGCTGGATCGTGGCAAGGGCACCGTCACCGCGCATATCGAAGTGGGCGGCAAGATCTTGAAGCAGGAGTTTGACACGGTGATCTCGGCTGTGGGCATCGTCGGCAATGTTGAGGGTCTTGGGCTGGAGGCTTTGGGCGTCAAGATCGACCGCACCCATGTTGTGACGGATGAATTCTGCCGCACCGGCATCGACGGGCTCTATGCGATTGGCGACATCGCCGGCGCCCCTTGGCTGGCGCACAAAGCTTCGCACGAGGGCGTCATGGTTGCCGATCTGATCGCCGGTAAACACGCGCATCCGGTGAAACCCGAAACCATCGCAGGCTGCACCTATTGTCATCCGCAGGTGGCCAGCGTCGGCTATACCGAGGCCAAGGCCAAGGAATTGGGCTATGACATCAAGGTTGGCCGTTTTCCGTTCATGGCCAATGGCAAGGCGATCGCATTGGGAGAGCCGGAGGGGCTGGTGAAGACCATATTTGACGCCAAAACCGGCGAATTGCTGGGCGCGCATATGGTCGGGGCCGAGGTGACAGAGATGATCCAGGGCTATGTGATCGGCCGCCAGTTGGAAACCACCGAGGAAGACCTGATGAACACGGTGTTCCCGCATCCGACGCTGTCCGAGATGATGCATGAAAGCGTGCTGGACGCCTTTGACCGGGTGATTCACATGTAACCGTGGGTCCATTGTGATTTTGAATGCCCTCGGCCTGGCCGGGGGTATTTTTTTGACCTGGCCGCAGACGCATTCTCTATACTCGGCGCGGCGATTGTGGTCCTGTGGCGGCAACAACCGGAGGGAACAATGCCCAGTCTCAATCGCATTGCCATGGGCAAGTCCAGTCGCGGCATGATCCGTCAACTGGGGCCCAAAAAGCTGCAGGTGGCCGAGATCTCGGGCAAATGGGGGCAGATGTTCGATTTCGCTTCGTATCAGCAGTTTCGCTACCCCGAGTATGACATCTGTCAGGGCCCGGTTTGCGGCGACGATGGCAGGCCGCAGAAGTTTGACCTGGTGCTGGCCAATCAGGTTTGGGAGCATCTGGACCGGCCTTATGCCGCGACCAAGAACGTTCGCAGGATGTTGCGGCGGGGCGGGCATTTCTGGCTGGCGGTGCCGTTTCACATACCCTTCCATGCCGCCCCCAATGATTGTTCGCGCTGGTCGGCGCGGGGGCTGACCAACCTGCTGATTGAATGCGGATTTGAGCCGGAGGCGATCCGGGCCGAGCAATGGGGCAACCGCAATGCGGCACTGCGCAATCTGGAGGCTAACTGGCCGCCAGAATACGATGAATCGACTGACCCGCTGGACAATGATCCTGACATGCCGGTCTGCGCCTGGGCCATTGCCCAGAAAACCTGAGAACGCGCGACCAACCTGTGCAAAGTCCCACAGCTAATGCGCTGGTCGGTGGCGGCGCTTTTGGTTACTGCTGGCGGAACCAAGACTTGCGGAGGGATCGTCCCGGCGCAGGAGCAAAGGCATATCAATGACATCTTCTGACAGTACCCGCTGGGGGCTGATCCTGGTGATCTGGGCGGCGGGCCTGGGGGCGGCGGCGCAATATGGCAAGATCTCTGTGGTGTTTGACCGGATGGCCGAGCTGTACCCGCTGGCCGGCGGATCCATCGGCTTTACGGTGTCGCTGGTTGGGCTGTTGGGGATCCTGTTTGGCGTGGTGGCCGGCATGTTTGTCGCGGGGTTTGGTTATCGCCGCACCCTGGTCTGGGCCCTGTGGATCGGCGCTCTGATGTCCGCCTTGCAGGCGTTGCACCTGCCATTTCCCGCCTTTCTGGCCACCCGCGTTATTGAGGGCCTGTCGCATCTGGGGCTGGTGGTGGCCGGGCCGACGCTGATTGCACAGGTCGCCAGCGACAAATCCCGAGGTCTGGCGATGACTTTGTGGAGCACATTTTTTGGAGTGGCCTTTACCCTGCTGGCCTGGCTGGGGCTGCCGCTAGTAGATCAGTTTGGGGTGTTGTCTCTGTTTGGCGCCCATGCTGCTATTATGGCTGGATTGGCGATCCTGCTGACCGTGGCGCTGCGCAATGTGCCAGTGCCAGAGCGACAGCCGGTGCCGCAACTGGCAAGGCTGCCGGCGTTGCACTGGCAGATCTATCGCTCATCCCACAGGGTTGCACCGGCGGCGGGATGGCTGTTCTACACCGCGTGTTTTGTGGCAATCCTGACGGTGATACCGCCGTTTATCGACGAAAACCTGCGCGGATTTGTGCTGGGGGCGATGCCATTGACCAGTATTGCGGTGTCGATGACCCTGGGTGTCTTTCTGCTGCGCTATCTGGCGGCGGTGCGTCTGGTGCAGATCGGCTTTGCTCTCTGCGCGCTGATCGGGGTCTGGTTGCTGCTGGTGCCGGGGTCGCCGATGGCCTGCATTGCACTGGCGGGCGCGATGGGGCTGGTGCAGGGCGGCAGCTTTTCCATGGTGCCGCAGCTGAACGAAACCGCGGCGGACCGGGCGCAGGCCAGCGGCGCGATGGCGCAGGCGGGCAATCTGGGCAATACCATCGGCACTCCGCTGATGGTCACGGCATTGTCATTGGCCGGTTACGCCGGCATGCTGGCCACTGTTGTGGCACTGTTTGTTGGTGGCTTTGTGGTGCATGGCCTATTGGCAATGCGCCGCCGATATTAAAATGTTCGCTGAACGTTCCTATTTTCCGGTTGGAAAGCGGAACGGTTTTGCCTATGTCTAAGAGGTCTTCTGGGGGGCATTATGGCTGAACTGAATTTCATCGAAGTGCGCGGCGCGCGCGAGCACAATCTAAAGAATATTGACGTGGATATTCCGCGCAATCAGCTGGTGGTGATCACCGGCCTGTCCGGCTCGGGTAAATCCAGTCTGGCGTTTGACACCATCTATGCCGAAGGCCAGCGCCGCTATGTGGAATCCTTAAGCGCCTATGCCCGGCAATTCCTTGATATGATGGAAAAACCGGATGTGGACCATATCAGTGGTCTCAGCCCGGCGATCTCGATTGAGCAAAAGACCACCAGCAAGAACCCCCGCTCTACCGTCGGCACCGTGACCGAGATTTACGATTATCTGCGGCTGCTGTTTGCCCGCGCCGGCACCCCCTATAGCCCCACAACCGGGTTGCCGATCGAGGCGCAGCAGGTGCAGGATATGGTCGACCGGGTCATGGCGCTGGAGGAGGGCACCCGCGGTTATCTGCTGGCACCCATCGTGCGCGACCGCAAAGGCGAGTACCGCAAAGACTTTCTTGAGCTGCGAAAACAGGGCTTTCAGCGGGTCAAAGTGGACGGCGAGTTTTATGAGCTGGACGCGCCGCCGACACTGGACAAGAAATACCGCCATGACATCGACGTGGTTGTGGACCGGTTGGTGGTGCGGGAAGGGTTAGAGACACGGCTGGCGGATAGTCTGCGCACGGCGCTGGATCTGGCCGATGGCATCGCCATTCTGGAAACCCTTGGCGATGCCCCCGAGCGGATCACATTCTCGGAAAAATTTGCCTGCCCGGTCAGCGGTTTCACCATTTCCGAGATCGAGCCGCGACTGTTCTCGTTCAACGCGCCGTTTGGCGCCTGCCCGGACTGTGACGGGTTGGGGGTTGAGCTGTTCTTTGACGAGCGCCTTGTGGTGCCGGACCAGACGCTAAAGATCTATGACGGAGCGCTGGCGCCCTGGCGCAAGGGCAAGTCGCCCTATTTCCTGCAAACAATCGAGGCCATCGCCAAGCATTACGAGTTCGACAAGAACACCTCTTGGAAGGACCTGTCGCCCAAGGTGCAGAACGTGTTCCTGCGCGGGTCGGGCGACGAGGAAATCATGTTCCGCTATGATGATTCCGGCCGGGTCTATCAGATCGAGCGGGTGTTTGAGGGGGTGATCCCCAATATGGAGCGTCGCTATCGCGAGACCGACAGCAATTGGATCCGCGAAGAATTTGAACGCTATCAGAACAACCGGCCCTGTGGCGGCTGCAACGGCTATCGCCTGCGCGAAGAAGCATTGGCGGTGAAAATTGCCGGCGATCATGCCGGGCAGGTGGTGCAGAAATCGATCCGAGAGGCGCTGGCCTGGATTGAGGATGTGCCCAACCATCTGAGCGTGCAGAAGCAGGAAATCGCCCGTGCTATCGTCAAGGAAATCCGCGAACGGCTGGGCTTTCTGAACAACGTCGGCCTGGAATACCTGTCGCTTAGTCGTAATTCGGGTACTCTGTCGGGTGGCGAAAGCCAGCGCATTCGTCTGGCCAGCCAGATCGGCTCAGGCCTTACGGGCGTGCTCTATGTGCTGGACGAGCCCTCAATCGGGTTGCACCAGCGCGACAATGACCGGCTGCTGGACACGCTGAAAAACCTGCGTGATCAAGGCAATACGGTGATTGTGGTAGAACACGACGAAGAGGCGATCCGCGAGGCGGACTATGTCTTTGATATCGGTCCCGGCGCTGGTGTGCATGGCGGTCAGGTGGTCAGTCATGGCACTCCGGCTGAGATGATTGCCGACCCGGCCTCGATCACCGGGCAATATCTGGCCGGAACCCGCGAAATTGAGGTGCCGGGCAAACGGCGCAAGGGCAACAAGAAAAAGATCAAGGTGGTCAAGGCGAGCGGCAACAATCTGAAAGATGTCACCGCTGAATTCCCGCTGGGGAAATTCGTCTGTGTCACTGGGGTGTCGGGCGGTGGTAAATCGACCCTGACCATTGAAACCCTGTTCAAAACCGCCTCGATGCGGTTGAACGGGGCGCGGCAAACTCCGGCCCCTTGTGAAACCATCAAGGGGCTGGAGCATCTGGACAAGGTGATCGACATTGATCAGCGCCCCATTGGGCGCACGCCGCGCTCCAATCCGGCGACATATACCGGCGCCTTCACCCCGATCCGCGACTGGTTTGCCGGCCTGCCCGAGTCCAAGACACGCGGCTATAAACCGGGGCGGTTCAGTTTCAACGTCAAGGGCGGCCGCTGCGAGGCCTGTCAGGGCGACGGGCTGATCAAGATCGAGATGCATTTCCTGCCCGACGTCTATGTCACCTGCGAAACCTGTCAGGGGGCGCGCTACAATCGCGAAACGCTGGAGATCAAGTTCAAGGGCAAGTCGATTGCTGATGTGCTGGATATGACGGTCGAAGACGCGCAGGGATTTTTCCAGGCGGTGCCGCCGATCCGCGATAAGATGGACGCGCTGAAACGGGTGGGGCTTGGCTATATCAAGGTCGGCCAGTCAGCGACGACGCTGTCGGGCGGTGAGGCGCAGCGGGTCAAGCTGTCCAAGGAGCTGGCCAAGAGGTCAACCGGCCGGACGCTGTATATTCTGGATGAACCCACCACTGGGTTGCATTTCGAGGACGTGCGCAAGCTGTTGGAAGTGCTGCATGAACTGGTGGATCAGGGCAACTCGGTTGTGGTGATTGAACATAATCTGGACGTGGTGAAGACCGCCGACTGGATCATCGATATTGGCCCCGAAGGTGGCGATGGCGGTGGTGAGATCGTGGCGGTTGGGACGCCGGAAAAAGTGGCCGAAGATCCGCGCAGCCATACCGGGCGCTACCTGAAGGCGATGCTGCAGCCCAAGAAGGTCGCGGCGGAATAAGCCGCGCCCAGTAGGTATGGTGGATCACCTTGTGAGAGAGGTGATCCCAAATGCCGTAACGAAAGACCCAGTCGTGCCGCTGCCCGGCAGTCGTTTGCTTGCAGACGATAAGAGGGGGGAGGCCACGCGGATTGGGGCTGTAACCAGGTGCGGGCCTCTGAAACAGAGGCCCGCTTGCCGATCGCTGTTAACTTTTAACTGTTGCGCCGCACACGGGCGGCGCTTTTGTCGGCAAAGGCCGCCAGACGGGCGCGCGCCTCGGGCTGGGTGTTCACCACACCGGCCACCACCGCCTCGGAATAGGCGGCATCCATCGCCGACATGTTTTGCATATGGCTGACCGCCGAACAGATGGCGAAATTCGACAGTGGCAGGTTCAAAGCTGCCTGGCGCGCAAGTTCCATCGCACGCTCCAGGCTGGAGCCCTCGACAATGTATTGCGCCAGTCCAAGGTCAACCGCCTCTTGTCCCTGATACACACGACCGGTCAGCATCATGTCGATCATCCGCGACTTGCCCACCAGATCGGTGACCCGGATGGTGGCACCACCGCCGGTGAACAATCCGCGCTGACCCTCGGGGAGGGCAAAATAGGCGGTTTGATCCATCACCCGGATATGGGCCGAGCTGGCCAGTTCCAGACCGCCGCCAACAACCGCGCCCTGCAGGGCGGCAATGATCGGCACACCGCCGTATTCCATCTTGTTGAAGGCTTCGTGCCAGCGCAGGCAGACATGCATGAAATCAGCCGGGCTGCGATCGGCGTCGTGATGTTCAATCAGGTCAAGCCCGGCGCAAAAGTGATCGCCTGCACCTGCCAGAACCACCGCCCGCACCCCGGCGCGCGGCGCGGTGGAGAAGAAATCAACCAGCTCTTCGATAGTGTCGGCATCCAGCGCGTTGCGTTTCTTGGGGCGGTTCAGCGTCACCACCCATACCCCGTCGTCATGTGCCTCAATGGAAAGGTTTTCAAAGCGGGAGAGGTCGATCTTCAGGGTCATGTTGGGATCCTTTTCAGCAGGTTAGAAGGGGGAGGCGGCAGCGTTCAAGCGGTTAAAGAACCAGCTCGAGCAGGCTGTCGGCACCCTCAATGATGCGGTCGCGCTGCGCCTCGGTATCGGGCAGCAGGTGATCGGCATAGAACCGGGCGGTGGCGATTTTGGCGGCCATGAAGGCGGGGTCACTGCCAGCCGATAGCGCCTTTTCTGCCA from Parasedimentitalea psychrophila harbors:
- the lpdA gene encoding dihydrolipoyl dehydrogenase, translated to MATKSFDLIVIGAGPGGYVAAIRGAQLGLKVAVVEREHLGGICLNWGCIPTKALLRSSEVFHLMHRAKEFGLKVDNIGYDIDAVVKRSRGVAKQLSGGVGHLLKKNKVTVIMGAATIPAKGKVSVKTDKGGEELTAKNIIIATGARARELPGLEADGDLVWTYKHALNPPHMPKKLLVIGSGAIGIEFASFYNTLGADTTVVEVMDRVLPVEDVEISAFAKKAFVKQGMKIMEKAMVKQLDRGKGTVTAHIEVGGKILKQEFDTVISAVGIVGNVEGLGLEALGVKIDRTHVVTDEFCRTGIDGLYAIGDIAGAPWLAHKASHEGVMVADLIAGKHAHPVKPETIAGCTYCHPQVASVGYTEAKAKELGYDIKVGRFPFMANGKAIALGEPEGLVKTIFDAKTGELLGAHMVGAEVTEMIQGYVIGRQLETTEEDLMNTVFPHPTLSEMMHESVLDAFDRVIHM
- a CDS encoding class I SAM-dependent methyltransferase, whose protein sequence is MPSLNRIAMGKSSRGMIRQLGPKKLQVAEISGKWGQMFDFASYQQFRYPEYDICQGPVCGDDGRPQKFDLVLANQVWEHLDRPYAATKNVRRMLRRGGHFWLAVPFHIPFHAAPNDCSRWSARGLTNLLIECGFEPEAIRAEQWGNRNAALRNLEANWPPEYDESTDPLDNDPDMPVCAWAIAQKT
- a CDS encoding MFS transporter, which encodes MTSSDSTRWGLILVIWAAGLGAAAQYGKISVVFDRMAELYPLAGGSIGFTVSLVGLLGILFGVVAGMFVAGFGYRRTLVWALWIGALMSALQALHLPFPAFLATRVIEGLSHLGLVVAGPTLIAQVASDKSRGLAMTLWSTFFGVAFTLLAWLGLPLVDQFGVLSLFGAHAAIMAGLAILLTVALRNVPVPERQPVPQLARLPALHWQIYRSSHRVAPAAGWLFYTACFVAILTVIPPFIDENLRGFVLGAMPLTSIAVSMTLGVFLLRYLAAVRLVQIGFALCALIGVWLLLVPGSPMACIALAGAMGLVQGGSFSMVPQLNETAADRAQASGAMAQAGNLGNTIGTPLMVTALSLAGYAGMLATVVALFVGGFVVHGLLAMRRRY
- the uvrA gene encoding excinuclease ABC subunit UvrA, which encodes MAELNFIEVRGAREHNLKNIDVDIPRNQLVVITGLSGSGKSSLAFDTIYAEGQRRYVESLSAYARQFLDMMEKPDVDHISGLSPAISIEQKTTSKNPRSTVGTVTEIYDYLRLLFARAGTPYSPTTGLPIEAQQVQDMVDRVMALEEGTRGYLLAPIVRDRKGEYRKDFLELRKQGFQRVKVDGEFYELDAPPTLDKKYRHDIDVVVDRLVVREGLETRLADSLRTALDLADGIAILETLGDAPERITFSEKFACPVSGFTISEIEPRLFSFNAPFGACPDCDGLGVELFFDERLVVPDQTLKIYDGALAPWRKGKSPYFLQTIEAIAKHYEFDKNTSWKDLSPKVQNVFLRGSGDEEIMFRYDDSGRVYQIERVFEGVIPNMERRYRETDSNWIREEFERYQNNRPCGGCNGYRLREEALAVKIAGDHAGQVVQKSIREALAWIEDVPNHLSVQKQEIARAIVKEIRERLGFLNNVGLEYLSLSRNSGTLSGGESQRIRLASQIGSGLTGVLYVLDEPSIGLHQRDNDRLLDTLKNLRDQGNTVIVVEHDEEAIREADYVFDIGPGAGVHGGQVVSHGTPAEMIADPASITGQYLAGTREIEVPGKRRKGNKKKIKVVKASGNNLKDVTAEFPLGKFVCVTGVSGGGKSTLTIETLFKTASMRLNGARQTPAPCETIKGLEHLDKVIDIDQRPIGRTPRSNPATYTGAFTPIRDWFAGLPESKTRGYKPGRFSFNVKGGRCEACQGDGLIKIEMHFLPDVYVTCETCQGARYNRETLEIKFKGKSIADVLDMTVEDAQGFFQAVPPIRDKMDALKRVGLGYIKVGQSATTLSGGEAQRVKLSKELAKRSTGRTLYILDEPTTGLHFEDVRKLLEVLHELVDQGNSVVVIEHNLDVVKTADWIIDIGPEGGDGGGEIVAVGTPEKVAEDPRSHTGRYLKAMLQPKKVAAE
- a CDS encoding crotonase/enoyl-CoA hydratase family protein gives rise to the protein MTLKIDLSRFENLSIEAHDDGVWVVTLNRPKKRNALDADTIEELVDFFSTAPRAGVRAVVLAGAGDHFCAGLDLIEHHDADRSPADFMHVCLRWHEAFNKMEYGGVPIIAALQGAVVGGGLELASSAHIRVMDQTAYFALPEGQRGLFTGGGATIRVTDLVGKSRMIDMMLTGRVYQGQEAVDLGLAQYIVEGSSLERAMELARQAALNLPLSNFAICSAVSHMQNMSAMDAAYSEAVVAGVVNTQPEARARLAAFADKSAARVRRNS